AGTACTTTAGCGAGCTTCTGCATGTCCACAGCAGCTATGCCTGAGTCGCTTATCACGTAAGGGATCCATATGGGGTTCGTCGGGACCCCCCTCATCTTCCTTACCATCAGCTCCTTCACCGGTATGCCGTACTCTATAAGGGAGGGATTGAGTCTGGTCTCCACAATCCCGTCGACCAGGTACTCTATGTAGTTAACCACCTCCTGGAACGTGTCCGTGGTGGTGTGCACCGTGGCGAGTATTATGTTCCCCAACCCCTTACCTACCGTGGCCCTCAACGTCTTTATGAAGTCGACGAACTGCGAGACCTCGAACTTGAGCACGAGCTCGTTGAGGGAGTCTATCAGGACGAGGGTAGATCCTCTAGCCGAGGACGCGGCGTCGCTGACGGCGTAGATCAGGGAGCTCAAGTCCCTGACCTCCAGCTCCCTCACAACCCCCTCCACAGGCCTCTTAAACGGCCCCAGCCTGAAGCTGAAGCAATCCACTATCTTAAACCTCCCCTCCCGGACGTACTTGCCCACATCCCAGCCGAAGAACTCGTAGAGCGCCAGCAGGGCGTCAGGGGAGTCGTCGAACGTCACGTAAACCACGGCGCCGTCCCCGCTCCTTAGGAAGTTCCAGGAGAGGTTGGCCATCATGACGGACTTACCAACGCCCCCCGGCCCCAGAATCAGGGTTAGGGAGCCGTACGGAATCCCGGCAGGGAGGGCCGCGTTAAGCGGCTCCACCCCAGTCATGAAGAGCTTAGCCAAAGCAAGCACCCAATAGGATAAGCCCGACGAAATTATTTAAAGCTTAACTCAAGTCTAAACATGCTTGGTGATGCGGGATGATTAAAGCGGTGAAGTTGGAGGAGGGCTCGACCCTCCCGGAAGCCCTTGAGCAACGCATCCTCAGTGAGGGACTGAAGGGCGGCTTAATCGCGGGCGTCGGGGGCTTCAGGAGGGCCGAGATAGGGTACTACAACCCACTAACGTCGGAATTCACTAGGGAGGTGATGGAAGCACCGGAGAACGAGATACTTGAGGTGCTTTCACTACTCGGTAACTACATGGTGAGGAGTGATGGAAGCCTCTCAATGCACATCCACGTCACCCTGGGCATCAAGGACGCCGGCGCTAAGGGCGGCCACCTAATCAAGGCGGCCGTCAGGCCGTACCTCGAGCTATTCCTCATCGAGGCCGGCGACCTGAGGCAGGTCCTCCGCCACAGGGACAGGACGTGAGCACCCTAAAGACCGTCTGCGTGGTAGGCGGGGGTCTAGCAGGGCTCTCAACCGCCCACCACATCGTCAAGACCGGGGTCCCGGTGAATGTAGTGATTCTCGAGGCCTCGGGGAGGCCGGGAGGCCTCCTCAGAAGCGAACGCGTAGGCAACTACGTATTCGACACTGGCGGCTCCCACATATTGTTCAGCAGGGATCAGGGACTGCTTGACGAGATCCTCAAACTAATTGACGTCGGCTGCGTGAGGAACTACAGGAACGCCAAGATATACTATAGAGGAACCTACGTGAAGTATCCGTTCGAGAACGGCCTAAGCGACCTCCCACCGGAGGAGAGGTTTGAGTGCGTGTGGGGTGCCTTGGAGGCCTACATAAAGAGGCTTAAGGGGGAGCTGAAGGAGCCCGCGAACTTCCGTGAGTGGCTCCACCACGTCTTCGGCGACGGGATAGCGGGCAAGTACCTCATACCCTACAACGAGAAGATATGGAAGACCGACTTGAGGGAGGTAACGCTTGAGTGGGTCGACGGTAGGGTCCCCCTACCACCGCTTAAAGACATAGTCATGAGCGCCGTCGGGATTGACGTGGAGGGCTACACACATCAGCTAACCTTCTACTACCCGGCGAGCGGCGGGATGGAATCACTCGTGAAGGGGATCCTCAGCGAGACCCTCAAGAGCGGGAGAGTCGAGATCCACGTCCAGCAACCAGTCACAAAGATCGGTGAGAACCGCCGCGGCAACCTACTCGTGGAGACTAGGGGGCTCGGCGTTGACTGCGACGCCGTAGTCTACACAGCACCGCTGAAGAGGTCCCGAGGGGTGTTCAGCGACCTGCTCGGCGGGTCGGTTGGCGGTGTTGAGGGGCTTAAATCAGTTCCACTGGCTGTTGTTGGGCTGGGTTTGAGTGGTGAAGTGAGGCCGTACCACTGGGTCTACCTCCCGGACAAGGGCTTCCTGCCCCACAGAGTCGCCGTACTCAGCAACTTCTCGAGGGCGAACGCGCCGCCGGGGAGGGTCTCCCTAATAGCCGAGGTCTCGTTCGGGAGTGAGGAGGAGATGAATTCCCTGAGCGATGAGGCCCTTACATCCAGGGTCTACGACGATGTGCTTGACACAGGACTGCTGAGCAACGCCGAGCTGGAGGTAAGCGGTGTGTGGCGGTGGAGGGACGCCTACGTGATTTACGATAGGCTGAGGACCCCCGTCCTGAAGACTGTGGAGAAAACGCTTAGGGAGCGGGGGGTGTTCCTGCATGGAAGGTTCGGGGCTTGGGAGTACCTCAACATGGACGCGGTCTACGGCAAATCACGCGCGGTCGCTAGTGAGGTGGTTAAGTACCTCCAGCTCAAGACCTCGTGAGAGGTGAGCACGCCGCAACCACGTCATTCGAGGCACTGTCCCCGCCCGTTGCTTGGCACGCAGTGCCGGCGTCCCGCAACCAAATAATATTACCTTCGTAGATAGTATCTTATCGGAAGCGGGTATGAAGCTTAAGTTCTATCTGATTGACGTGAGTTATGAGGTGGAGAACAACGCACCTGTGATCATGCTATGGGGCCTCAGCGAGGATTCGGAGCCCATCCTAATAAGAGACACTACCTTCAGGCCCTACTTCTATGCAGTCCCCAGAGATGGCGCGGACCTCGAGGAAGTGAGGAGGGGGGTTAAAGCGCTGAGCAAGCCCAGGTCGCCGATAACTGACGTCAGCGTCGCTGATAGGAAGTACTACGGCAGACCCGTCAAGGCCCTCAAGATAGTGACGGTAGTGCCGGAGAGCGTTAGGGAGTACAGGGAGGAGGTCTCGAGGCTTCCCGACGTTAGGGAGGTTCTCGAGGCCGACATAAGGTTCTCCATGCGTTACGTGCTGGACAGGGAGGCCCTACCCTGCAGCTGGTATGAGGCGGAGGTCGAGGAGGCCGGCGCGGGCGGGCTCAGAGTCAAGGGCGCCTACACCCTAAAGAGCGGGTTGCAGAGGCTTGAGGAGGCGAGGCCCCCGAAGCTCAAGACGCTGGCTTTCGACATAGAGGTCTACAGCCCGCTGGGGTCCCTGAGGCCTGAGAACAACCCAGTGATAATAATTGCGACGGCGAACAGTGAGGGCGAGGTCAGGGTGATGGTTAAGGAGGAGGGGGGTAGTGACGCCTCACTTATAGAGGAGTTCGTCGAGTACGTGATCGACTACGACCCGGACGTCGTAGTAGGCTACAACTCCAACATGTTCGACTGGCAGTACCTGATTCAGAGGGCTCAGGCGCTCAAGGTGAGGCTCGACGTGGGGAGGGTTAAGGGAGGGGTTCCAAGGCAGTCCGCCTACGGCCACATCTCGATCCCGGGTAGATTGCACGTAGACCTCTATAACTTCGCTGAGGAAATACCGGAGGTTAAGGTCAAGTCCCTGGACGAGGTTGCCGACTACCTAGGCGTCATGAGGAAGTCAGAGAGGGTGCTGATCCCGTGGCACGAGATACCTAGGTACTGGGACAGTAAGGAATTGAGGGACACCTTGATCAGGTACGCTAGGGACGACGCCGTCTCAACACTCCTCCTCGCTAAGGAGTTCCTGCCCTTCGCCATACAGCTCTCAAGCCTCACGGGCCTCCCGCTGGACCAGGTCGGGGCGGCGTCGGTGGGCTACAGGCTCGAGTGGTACTTAATGCGTGAGGCAGTCAAGTATGGCGAGCTAATACCGAACAGGGTTGAGAGGCCTTACGAGCCCTATAAGGGGGCGATAGTCCTGGAGCCTGTTAAGGGGGTTCATGAGGACGTCGTGGTTCTGGACTTCACATCCATGTACCCGAACCTGATGATCAAGTACAACGTGAGCCCGGACACCCTGGTGGAGGGGGGATGCGATGAGACGAGGTGCCACACCATCGAAGAGCTCAACTACAGATTCCTGAAGGAGCCGCCGGGCTTCTACAAGAACGTTCTCACAACCCTCCTCAGGCTCAGGAGCGAGATAAGGACTACTATGAAGAGGCTGGATCCTGAGAGCCTCGAATACAGGGTGCTGGACGAGAGGCAGAGGGTCCTCAAGATCCTCGCGAACGCGTCATACGGCTACATGGGGTGGGTCGGCGCCAGATGGTACTTCAAGGAAGGGGCGGAGAGCATAACGGCCTTAGGTAGGAAGACCATATTGAGGGCGATCGAGATAGCTAGGTCCCTCGGCCTCAAGGTGATTTACGGTGACACGGACTCGCTCTTCACGAGCTATGTGAGGGACCTAGTCGAGGACTTCATAAACAGGGTGGGTGACGAACTCGGGCTCGAGATCAAGGTCGACAAGATATACAGGAGGGTCTTCTTCACTGAGGCTAAGAAGAGGTACGTAGGCCTGACGGAGGACGGCCGGATAGACATAGTGGGTTTCGAAGCCGTTAGGGGGGACTGGACAGACATAGCTAAGGACGTTCAGGAGGAGGTGGCGAGGATCGTTCTGACGACGAAGAACGTTGGCGAGGCGGTCAACCACGTGAGGAGGGTGATCGAGGAGGTCAGGAACGGGAGGGTGGGCATAGAGAAGCTGATAATATGGAAGACCCTGACCAAGAGGGTGAGCGAGTACGAGGTCGACGCACCACACGTTATGGCCGCCAGAAGACTTGAGAAGCTCGGGATAAGGACGGACGTAGGCAGTAAGATAGGGTACGTCGTCGTCAGAGGGTCGGGCAATATCTCCTCGAGAGCCTACCCATACATGCTCGTCAAGCCCAACGAGATTGACGTGGACTACTACATTAACCACCAGGTGATCCCAGCTGCCCTCAGAATACTTTCGTACTTCGGCGTTACGGAGAAGCAGCTTGAAGCGCCCAGGGGCAGGTCGCTGGCAGACTTCCTCAGCAAGAAGTAGGTTGAGGCCCGCTACTGGAGGACCTCGTCGAACGTCAGGATCGTGAGGTCCACCGGCTTCTTAGTTATCGTGGCGACCCTGTGGCAGAGTATCAGCTTCACGCCCTTAACCGCCGCAGCGTCGACGAGTCTGGGTGTCGCGATGCCGTCCATCACCACCGCGTAAACAGTCTTATCGGTTGTCAACAGGTAGTCAACCAGATCCTTAACGGGGATCCTGCCTAACTCACTCCAAGAACTATCGTACACAATCCCCTCTAGAGTGCCCTTAACTCCATTTATAGATTCAAGAACTTTACTCGGGATTGTGTACGTCTCGAGAACCTCGGCCTTAGGAGGTGCTTCAGCCTCAGGAACCTGTATAGTCGTCTCAGCCTCAGGCGTTGCGGGAACAGACTCAACAATCTCAGCCTTAGTCGGAGCGGCGGGCACCTCGCCGATCAAGGACTGCAGGAAGGTCTGCAGCGGGACGGCGTTCTTCAGGGCTTTCTGGATCTCTTTCCCAGTTAGCTCCTCCACCTCACGGCCGGTCGGGGCCCTGGCAACTAAATCTATCCTAATGCCTCCCGCAAGGTTCTTAACGATCATGGCGCCCACGCGATCGCCGTCGACGAAGGCTATGACTTTCTTCTTCCTCTGAGCCAGCTCCACAAGCGACTTAGGGATCTCCCCCTTAGCGCCCTCAACCGCTATGACGTTCCTATAGCCGTACTTTAAGAGATTTATGACGTCCGCCCTCCCCTCAACTATTATCAGCGTGTCCGAGGTCTCCGCTTCAGGACCTGCAGGCAGTCTCTCAGGCCCGTACTCCACGATCTCACCTATCTTAACCGCCTCGCTAACCTCGGTCAGAACCTCCTTTATGTCCACAGCCTTCTCCTGAAGCATGTCCCTCAGTATCTCCTTAGCCCTATCTACAACCTTCTTCAGCTTCTCCTGCCTCAAGTCAACGATCTCGACCACCTTAATCTTCGTCGGGTAGGGCCCGACCTTATCAACGGTCTCCACTAAAGCCGCCAGCAAGGCCGTCTCGACCTTGTCGAGGTTTGAGGGAATGATAATCTCCCCAACGCTCTTACCATTTACCTGCTTCACCTCGACCACTATCCTGCCTATCCTCCCCTTATCCTGCAATTCCCTCAAATCATACTCAGGGCTGAACAGGCCCTCCGTCTGCCCAAAGACAGCTCCTATTATGTCGGGCTTGTCGACCGAACCGGCGACCTCGACCTTCGCTCTTATCACGTACTTCATTCAGACTCACCTATGGTAAGCATCACTAACATAAATTCCGTAATCTCCATAATAAGTTCGAATTAAGTGTGTTTGTCAGGGGTCGTTATGCAACGTGAGTGCAGGGAGAGAACACACGCGGTAAGCGTCTGTAGGGAGAAGTGCGCTGAGTACCCGTTCTCAAGCAGGGAGGAGTTTGAGGGTTGTGTAGAGTCCTGCGTGAGGGAGACGATTAAACATTCACGCCACTAACACTTAATAACCTCATTAGCTACTCCACTACCGTAGTGAGGAGTTTGGATCACCTACCATGTGATGTGGTGGCTAAAGAACTCATGCCGGCTGTGAGGGCCGCCCTAGCCATAACACTCGTGAAGCAACATGGATTAACGATCTACAGAACCGCCAAACTGCTCGGCGTGGCTCCTGCAGCAGTCTCCAACTACCTGACGGCACGGAGGTCAAGTAAGCCTCTAGTCGACAGGTTACTGAATGATGAGAGGTACTCGAGGTATGTGAGGGAGTACTCCCTCAAGATCGTCAGCGGTGAGATGAGCGTTAACGACTTGATGTGTCTGCTCTGCAAACTCTACCGTGTCTAACGCTGACAACGCTTATTTCCCTCAGCCCGCAGTTAACACGGTGTCTTAAGTGCTGAAAGCCGCGATAATCGCGGGCGGACTTGCTAAGAGATTAAGACCCATAACGGAGGAGATTCCTAAGTCCCTCGTCGAGGTTGCCGGGAAGCCGGTGATCGAGTGGCAGCTGCGATGGCTAAAGAGCAACGGAGTTGACTCTATCGTGATCCTGGCAGGCTACAGGTACGAGAAACTCATAGAGTTTCTGGGGTCCGGGAGGAAGTTTGGCGTGAGCGTCACGTACGTGGTTGAGGACACACCCCTTGGAACCGGAGGGGCGATAAAGAATGCGGAGCCCTACCTGAGGAACGAGATTTTCGTGGCGGTCAACGGGGACGTGATAACAGACATCCCGATAGTCAAGCTAGTCGACGCGGTGAAGCGTAGCGAAGCCCTCGCCGCCGCGATAGCTCTAGTCCCACTCAAGTCACCGTACGGAGTCGTCAAGATATCAACGGACGGCAGGGTCGAGAACTTCGTTGAGAAACCAAGCATAGAGGATTATTTGATCAACGCGGGCGTCTACGTTATGAAGAGCGACATCTTCAACTACCTCCCGGAGGTGGGCGATATAGAGAGGACTGCCTTCCCTCAGCTGGCTAGGGAGGGCAGACTCCACGGGATGAAGTTCACGAGCAACTACTGGAAGTCCATAGACACGATAAAGGACGTTGAGGAGGCCGCGAACGACATAAACGCGGGGAGGCTCAGGATCTAGATCCACTGAATCAATATAATTCCTCTGGAGAACATACTATCAGGGCTACATGATGGATAGGAGAGAGCCGCACGTCCTGATCAACCTCTTCGGACTGAGTGGGGGAAGCGTTTCAGAAGCCCTTCAGAACATGGGGAGACATAGGGATGTGGACGGTTTTTATGTCGGAGATTGGGTTGATGAGGTGGGCGACGACCTCAGGCAGCTGGCCAGCGGGCTCGCCGAGTCACTATCACACCCACATCTAATCCTTAAAGTCAGGAAGCCTGAAGTGCTGAGAGAGCTGGACCTCCTGACCGGAGAACTTCAGAAAGTCGAGGTAGTGGCTGTAGTGACCGACCTCAATGCGCTGGGGTCTGGAGGGCGTGAGAGACTCCGGGTAGGGTTTGAAACCTTAAACCCGTATCCCAACCTAAGCAAGCTCGCCGGTCTGGGTATCACGTATCTTGTGACGCCGTTAGCCCTCTTGAGGAGCAGAACCGCTCGGGAGGCAGAGGCTAAGGGCTTGAGAGTGATCGCCCTCAACGTCAACTCACCTGAGAACTACATGAAGTCGAGAAACCTTAAGGTCTACGCCGTAGTGACAGACAAACCGACGATAAGGAGGGAGGCTGAGAGCCTCATATAGGACTTGGGGTTTAGGCCTCGTAGTATTTGATTTTGATGTCGACCCCAATCCACAGCTCTGAACCAGGGGGAACCCCCATACCCCTAAATATTTTTACAGTGCATTAAGACGCGGGTTTCCGCCTATCTAACCTATCTAGCTCGAAGCCGCATCTCCTGCATTTAAATATCCGTCCA
This portion of the Zestosphaera sp. genome encodes:
- a CDS encoding DNA polymerase II, which gives rise to MKLKFYLIDVSYEVENNAPVIMLWGLSEDSEPILIRDTTFRPYFYAVPRDGADLEEVRRGVKALSKPRSPITDVSVADRKYYGRPVKALKIVTVVPESVREYREEVSRLPDVREVLEADIRFSMRYVLDREALPCSWYEAEVEEAGAGGLRVKGAYTLKSGLQRLEEARPPKLKTLAFDIEVYSPLGSLRPENNPVIIIATANSEGEVRVMVKEEGGSDASLIEEFVEYVIDYDPDVVVGYNSNMFDWQYLIQRAQALKVRLDVGRVKGGVPRQSAYGHISIPGRLHVDLYNFAEEIPEVKVKSLDEVADYLGVMRKSERVLIPWHEIPRYWDSKELRDTLIRYARDDAVSTLLLAKEFLPFAIQLSSLTGLPLDQVGAASVGYRLEWYLMREAVKYGELIPNRVERPYEPYKGAIVLEPVKGVHEDVVVLDFTSMYPNLMIKYNVSPDTLVEGGCDETRCHTIEELNYRFLKEPPGFYKNVLTTLLRLRSEIRTTMKRLDPESLEYRVLDERQRVLKILANASYGYMGWVGARWYFKEGAESITALGRKTILRAIEIARSLGLKVIYGDTDSLFTSYVRDLVEDFINRVGDELGLEIKVDKIYRRVFFTEAKKRYVGLTEDGRIDIVGFEAVRGDWTDIAKDVQEEVARIVLTTKNVGEAVNHVRRVIEEVRNGRVGIEKLIIWKTLTKRVSEYEVDAPHVMAARRLEKLGIRTDVGSKIGYVVVRGSGNISSRAYPYMLVKPNEIDVDYYINHQVIPAALRILSYFGVTEKQLEAPRGRSLADFLSKK
- a CDS encoding DUF296 domain-containing protein; the encoded protein is MIKAVKLEEGSTLPEALEQRILSEGLKGGLIAGVGGFRRAEIGYYNPLTSEFTREVMEAPENEILEVLSLLGNYMVRSDGSLSMHIHVTLGIKDAGAKGGHLIKAAVRPYLELFLIEAGDLRQVLRHRDRT
- a CDS encoding nucleotidyltransferase family protein, whose product is MLKAAIIAGGLAKRLRPITEEIPKSLVEVAGKPVIEWQLRWLKSNGVDSIVILAGYRYEKLIEFLGSGRKFGVSVTYVVEDTPLGTGGAIKNAEPYLRNEIFVAVNGDVITDIPIVKLVDAVKRSEALAAAIALVPLKSPYGVVKISTDGRVENFVEKPSIEDYLINAGVYVMKSDIFNYLPEVGDIERTAFPQLAREGRLHGMKFTSNYWKSIDTIKDVEEAANDINAGRLRI
- a CDS encoding FAD-dependent oxidoreductase, whose translation is MSTLKTVCVVGGGLAGLSTAHHIVKTGVPVNVVILEASGRPGGLLRSERVGNYVFDTGGSHILFSRDQGLLDEILKLIDVGCVRNYRNAKIYYRGTYVKYPFENGLSDLPPEERFECVWGALEAYIKRLKGELKEPANFREWLHHVFGDGIAGKYLIPYNEKIWKTDLREVTLEWVDGRVPLPPLKDIVMSAVGIDVEGYTHQLTFYYPASGGMESLVKGILSETLKSGRVEIHVQQPVTKIGENRRGNLLVETRGLGVDCDAVVYTAPLKRSRGVFSDLLGGSVGGVEGLKSVPLAVVGLGLSGEVRPYHWVYLPDKGFLPHRVAVLSNFSRANAPPGRVSLIAEVSFGSEEEMNSLSDEALTSRVYDDVLDTGLLSNAELEVSGVWRWRDAYVIYDRLRTPVLKTVEKTLRERGVFLHGRFGAWEYLNMDAVYGKSRAVASEVVKYLQLKTS
- the dnaG gene encoding DNA primase DnaG gives rise to the protein MKYVIRAKVEVAGSVDKPDIIGAVFGQTEGLFSPEYDLRELQDKGRIGRIVVEVKQVNGKSVGEIIIPSNLDKVETALLAALVETVDKVGPYPTKIKVVEIVDLRQEKLKKVVDRAKEILRDMLQEKAVDIKEVLTEVSEAVKIGEIVEYGPERLPAGPEAETSDTLIIVEGRADVINLLKYGYRNVIAVEGAKGEIPKSLVELAQRKKKVIAFVDGDRVGAMIVKNLAGGIRIDLVARAPTGREVEELTGKEIQKALKNAVPLQTFLQSLIGEVPAAPTKAEIVESVPATPEAETTIQVPEAEAPPKAEVLETYTIPSKVLESINGVKGTLEGIVYDSSWSELGRIPVKDLVDYLLTTDKTVYAVVMDGIATPRLVDAAAVKGVKLILCHRVATITKKPVDLTILTFDEVLQ
- a CDS encoding RAD55 family ATPase translates to MLALAKLFMTGVEPLNAALPAGIPYGSLTLILGPGGVGKSVMMANLSWNFLRSGDGAVVYVTFDDSPDALLALYEFFGWDVGKYVREGRFKIVDCFSFRLGPFKRPVEGVVRELEVRDLSSLIYAVSDAASSARGSTLVLIDSLNELVLKFEVSQFVDFIKTLRATVGKGLGNIILATVHTTTDTFQEVVNYIEYLVDGIVETRLNPSLIEYGIPVKELMVRKMRGVPTNPIWIPYVISDSGIAAVDMQKLAKVLQRKVQELEALKKIATGSPGSQG